The DNA window TTTCCCGCGTCATTTCATAGACCATGATATCCTGCATGAGCATATTTTTTTCGTCAAGGCGGTTTATATAGAAATAACGATTTTCAGCATCACGGAAAAAGACATTCCGCATAATATTAGGAGGTCCTTTTTTTAGCACAATCTCCCGAATGATATTCTGTGAAATATGATTAGCCTCAGGCACGATATAATCATTTATTAAGAAAGCTAAAATGCTTATGGCAAAAGCAGCAATTAGGAAAGGGATCATAATCCGGCGCAGGCTTATCCCTCCTGCTCTCATAGCAGTTATTTCACCGTCTGTGGAAAGGCGGCCAATAGCCAGTTCACTGGAAGCCAGCAAAGAGATAGGAAAGGTCACTACCAGAAAAGCGGGAAGGCGATAGGCTAATAATTTGACAATATAAGGCCAGGCTACCTTCTTATTGATCAGCATGTCCATTAGCTCAAAGAGAGTTTGCATGATTAACATAATGGTAAGGGCAGCAACAGCCAGAGCTACAAAACTCATTACTTCCTTAACAATATAGCGGTCTAATATCTTTGGCCGTGGAAAATTTCTGATTGATATATTTATTGCCATCAGTCCCTCACTAAAATATTTTTTCTAAGTATATCATATTTTAATTTTTTGCAAAAGGTAAACTTTCGTGCCAGGCACCAAAGTTTACCTTTTTGATTTTGTAGGTTGCACATGGTGATTATGTATTATATAATTAAAGGACTCAAAGCTAAAAAGCTAAGAAAATATACGAAAGATATTAAAATAAATTTATGAAAAATAATCTAAGTAAAAAAAACAAAACATTCTCTTTATTAATATATATTGCCTTTTTTTTATTTTTTATTCTTCTTGTTCAGACCTTACCATTATGCCCCCGGGTAATAATTGTCCAAGCAGACTCGGGTCCCACTATTTACTTTCCGGAAAATGCCTGGGATTTCGGAGAAATTACTCCTGAAGAGCTGCCTACTCATATTTTTCATTTTAAAAATATAGGCAATGAAGTTTTAATTATCAAGGGAACCAAAGTTAGTTGTGAATCCTGCATTGAACCTATTATCTCTAACAGCGAGCTTAATCCGGGGGAAGAAGGAGAAATAAAGATTACAATTAATTCTCTGGATATGATAGGGCAATTCACGAAACGGATTTATGTGGAGTCTAATGATCCTATCAATCCTCGAGCGGTAGTTATAGTTTCCGGATTTATTAAGGATGAAGATAAAACTATATCTCAGGTTCAACTCCCACCCCAAGCTCCTTTTAAACTTGGCATATCTTATTTCAGCCGGGGAGAATATGATAAGGCTATCCCTGAATTTGAAAAATCGATTGAATTAGATCAAAATCATACAGAGAGTTACTATTACCTGGGTCAATGCTATCTACAAGAAGGGATTAAAGAATACAATAACAAGAATATTTTTAAAGCCTACAGTCTTTTTCGGAAGGCCAATAAAATAGCAGAACAAGTCATTCCACAATATGAAAAGATTATCGAAAATAATCCCAAAGATTTAAATAGTTATCTTAAATTAGGGTATATCTATGAAACAAGAAGTATAGTTCCCTTTATTAATGAGCAGGATAAAGCTTTAGAATATTACTTAAAAGCCTTAGATTTAGCCACCAGCTCTTCCCTGGCATCCGGCAATACCGGAATGATTAATTACCTTAACACCAGGGTAGGCTGTATATATTTCCAAGAAAAAAATTATTCTCAAGCGATTGAGTACTTGGAGCATGTGATAGAAATCTCTTCCGATAATATAGAGGCTTACTATTATTTAGGTTTATCTTATGATAAAATAGGTGAAATAGAAAAGGCTCGAGAATTCCTCTCTCGTGCGGTTGAGCTTGCCCCTCAATCGGAATTTGCTCAGGAAGCGGAAAAAGAATTAAAGAAAATAAATAAGAATTAATTTGTCAGTCACCCGGTTACTTAGTTTACCAACCAACGCTAACCGGTTTGATAAGCGAAATTGTTGAGGCAGGAAAAGGATATGTTTGATAAATTTAATGTTATTAATATAAAAAAAATATTTTCCGATGAAAATGATATATTACTTGCTTATATTTTTGGTTCCCAGTTAAAGAGTAAAATAAGCCCACTAAGTGATTATGATTTTGCGGTTTTTCTATCCCAAGAACCGTCTTTCCAATTTAAGTATAAATTAAAAAATAAATTAGTAAATTTTTTAAATACTGGGCAGGTGGATTTGGTTATTCTTAATAATGCCCCTATAGAATTAAAGTATAATATTATTGCTACAGGAAAAAATATTTTTCAGAAAAATTCTACAATCAGGACTGAATTTGAAGCGGATACCTTAAGTAAATATTTTGATTATCTGCCTATTTTGCGGACACAAAAAAAAGAAATACTTAAGTTTAAACCCAAAGGAGAGAAATATGGAGACAGAATTCAGCGGTATAGAGCATCGCTTGGAAAGACTGAAGAAATGCTTGATAAAATTAGAACCTCTTAAAGAAAAAAGCAAAGAAGAATTTTTTCGAGATGAGTATTTGCAAGATATTGTAGAGAGAAATTTAGAAGTTGCTATTCAATCATGTATCGATATTGCCAATAGGATAATCTCCTTAGATGATTTAGAAAAACCCAAAGATTATTATGGATCTATAACAAAATTGGGAGAAGAAAATATTTTACCATATAATTTTGCTCAAAAATTTGCACCCATTGCAGGTTTTAGAAATATTTTAATTCACGAATATTTGGATATTGATTGGGATGAAGTA is part of the Candidatus Atribacteria bacterium genome and encodes:
- a CDS encoding YjgP/YjgQ family permease; the protein is MAINISIRNFPRPKILDRYIVKEVMSFVALAVAALTIMLIMQTLFELMDMLINKKVAWPYIVKLLAYRLPAFLVVTFPISLLASSELAIGRLSTDGEITAMRAGGISLRRIMIPFLIAAFAISILAFLINDYIVPEANHISQNIIREIVLKKGPPNIMRNVFFRDAENRYFYINRLDEKNMLMQDIMVYEMTREKFPRTITAKTGRWVIDTWKLENGTIYNYDENGKITYEMSFDTIDIIVKDDLKKFFTNQRTPQEMSSKELRQQIDILQQAGADTNNFAVDFYMKYSIPFSGLIFVLLGVPLGLRVKRGSKATGVIISIVLVLLYYVLLSTTRSMGRGGMLTPILAAWSPNMVFAILGGIIMFRAEKK
- a CDS encoding tetratricopeptide repeat protein, with translation MKNNLSKKNKTFSLLIYIAFFLFFILLVQTLPLCPRVIIVQADSGPTIYFPENAWDFGEITPEELPTHIFHFKNIGNEVLIIKGTKVSCESCIEPIISNSELNPGEEGEIKITINSLDMIGQFTKRIYVESNDPINPRAVVIVSGFIKDEDKTISQVQLPPQAPFKLGISYFSRGEYDKAIPEFEKSIELDQNHTESYYYLGQCYLQEGIKEYNNKNIFKAYSLFRKANKIAEQVIPQYEKIIENNPKDLNSYLKLGYIYETRSIVPFINEQDKALEYYLKALDLATSSSLASGNTGMINYLNTRVGCIYFQEKNYSQAIEYLEHVIEISSDNIEAYYYLGLSYDKIGEIEKAREFLSRAVELAPQSEFAQEAEKELKKINKN
- a CDS encoding nucleotidyltransferase domain-containing protein, translating into MFDKFNVINIKKIFSDENDILLAYIFGSQLKSKISPLSDYDFAVFLSQEPSFQFKYKLKNKLVNFLNTGQVDLVILNNAPIELKYNIIATGKNIFQKNSTIRTEFEADTLSKYFDYLPILRTQKKEILKFKPKGEKYGDRIQRYRASLGKTEEMLDKIRTS
- a CDS encoding DUF86 domain-containing protein produces the protein MERLKKCLIKLEPLKEKSKEEFFRDEYLQDIVERNLEVAIQSCIDIANRIISLDDLEKPKDYYGSITKLGEENILPYNFAQKFAPIAGFRNILIHEYLDIDWDEVYKNLQKLDQFYEFMDHVKKWLSRRI